Proteins found in one Candidatus Amarolinea dominans genomic segment:
- a CDS encoding dihydrodipicolinate synthase family protein: MWPVCGNAAWMLARGLDGILLLGSTGEQVHLSEFERALVLEVGRQQIPADRLLIAGAGLSGTRQTIEETRQAGRAGADVALVVTPSYYQKAMNAANLTNHYRAVADASPIPIMLYSVPPIVNVTLPAEAVAALAGHPNIIGMKNSGGDPQMAGLYREAAAGHDFIILGGSAHAAPGFLLTGLVDGVILAAANVLPEAAASLVRAARDGDMAATRRHGELLRRVSETVGRHGIAGWKAGLAARSGGRPSAPAPAQHHRQRAPTGDRLDQRTGCGPVGPASWPDNIVTVGVTYGRTTLSNRGCLHWDSIGRRCFQESE, translated from the coding sequence ATGTGGCCGGTCTGCGGCAACGCGGCCTGGATGCTGGCCCGCGGCCTGGATGGCATTCTTCTGCTTGGCTCCACCGGCGAGCAGGTGCATCTGAGCGAGTTCGAGCGCGCCCTGGTGCTCGAAGTGGGCCGTCAGCAGATTCCGGCCGACCGGCTGCTGATCGCAGGCGCCGGTCTGTCCGGCACGCGGCAGACCATCGAGGAGACCCGGCAGGCGGGCCGGGCCGGGGCCGATGTGGCGCTGGTGGTGACGCCCAGCTACTACCAGAAGGCGATGAATGCCGCCAATCTGACCAATCACTACCGCGCGGTGGCCGACGCCAGCCCCATCCCCATCATGCTCTACAGCGTGCCGCCCATCGTCAATGTGACGCTGCCGGCCGAGGCGGTGGCCGCGCTGGCCGGGCACCCCAACATCATCGGCATGAAGAACAGCGGCGGCGACCCGCAGATGGCCGGCCTCTATCGCGAAGCCGCGGCCGGCCACGATTTCATCATTCTCGGCGGCTCCGCGCACGCTGCGCCCGGCTTCCTGTTGACCGGCCTGGTGGATGGGGTGATCCTGGCCGCGGCCAATGTGCTGCCCGAAGCGGCCGCCAGCCTGGTGCGGGCGGCCCGCGACGGCGACATGGCCGCGACCCGCCGCCATGGCGAGCTGCTGCGCCGGGTCAGTGAAACCGTCGGTCGCCACGGCATCGCAGGCTGGAAGGCCGGCCTGGCCGCGCGGTCAGGTGGGCGGCCAAGCGCGCCTGCCCCTGCGCAACATCACCGACAGCGAGCGCCAACAGGTGATCGCCTGGACCAACGAACTGGCTGCGGCCCTGTAGGTCCGGCCTCCTGGCCGGACAACATCGTCACCGTAGGCGTGACCTACGGTCGGACGACGTTATCGAACAG